AGGTGGTTGGGTTTGATGATGTGGATTTAGTAGGACTTCAGCTCAGTAAGATGCCAAGACTTACAACAGTTCGCCAGCCAATTGACCTTATGGCAAAGACAGCTTGTGATATTCTTTTTGAAAAAATAAATGACCCTGCAAAAGAATTTGAAAGTGAATATATTCTCGACACTCAGCTTATAATCAGACAATCTGCTTAAAATATATTTTAAAATTCGATAAAGGAAGGTGGTTTGTATGTATTTTATTGGAATTGACGTTGGGACATCCGGGACAAAAACCATTTTAACTGACTCAAAAGGTAACATCCTGGCAACAGCTACATTTGAATATCCTCTTTATCAGCCTCAGATTGGCTGGGCTGAGCAAAATCCCGAAGACTGGTGGGATGCAAGTGTTAAAGGGATCAGAAGCGTGCTTGAAAAGTCGAAGGTTGACCCCAGGGAAGTTAAAGCTGTGGGACTTACCGGCCAGATGCACGGACTTGTGATGCTTGACAAAAACTACAATGTTATAAGACCGTCAATCATCTGGTGCGACCAGAGAACAGCAAAAGAATGTGATGAAATAACAGAAAAGGTTGGCAAGGAAAGACTTATTGAAATTACAGCAAACCCTGCACTGACTGGTTTTACAGCGTCAAAGATTCTGTGGGTGAGGAACAACGAGCCCCAAAACTATGAGAAGGTCTACAAGATTTTACTTCCAAAAGACTATATAAGATTTAAGCTTACAGGCGAATTTGCAACAGATGTATCTGATGCATCTGGTATGCAGCTTTTGGACATTAAAAACAGATGCTGGTCTGATGAGGTACTTGAAAAACTTGGGATAGACAAGGATTTGTTGGGCAAGGTTTACGAATCACCAGAGGTTACTGGTAAGATAAATAAAGCTGCAAGCGAAATTACAGGTCTTTGTGAAGGTACGCTTGTTGTTGCAGGTGGAGGAGACCAGGCAGCAGGCGCTGTTGGCAATGGTATAGTAAAGACAGGTGTAATTTCCTCTACCATCGGTTCATCTGGTGTTGTGTTTGCCCATCTTGACGAGTTTAAGATTGACCCGCAGGGAAGGGTTCATACATTTTGTCATGCAGTGCCAGGAAAATGGCATGTGATGGGTGTAACACAAGGTGCCGGACTTTCTCTCAAGTGGTTTAGAGATAACTTTGCACACATCGAAAAAGCTGCGTTTGAGTTTATTGACAAAGACCCATACATTTTGATGGACCAGGAGGCAGAACTTGCAAACCCAGGCGCAGACGGACTTATTTTCCTGCCATATTTGATGGGGGAAAGAACGCCCATTTTAGACCCGTACGCAAAAGGAATATTCTTTGGGATAACGGCAAAGCATACTCGAAGAGAGTTTATTAGAGCTGTTATGGAGGGTGTTGTATTTTCACTTAAAAACTGTCTTGATATTTTACATGAGATGGGCATTGAGGTAAAGGAAGTAAGAGTCTCAGGCGGTGGTGCAAAAAGCAAGCTCTGGAAACAGATACAGGCAGACGTATTTGAGATGGATGTGTGGACGTTAAATTCTAAAGAAGGACCTGCATTTGGTGCAGCTATCTTGGCAGCAGTTGGTGCAGGAGAATATCAGAAGGTTGAAGAAGCATGTGATACTATGATTCAAAAAGTAGATAGCTGCAGACCAAATGAAAAACTATTTGAAATATATAGAAGAACTTATAAACTTTACAACAGTATATATCCAAGAATTAAGGACTTATTTAACATGTAAGAGAGCCAGGTTTGGCTCTCTTTTTTGTCATTTTGTTTGAAGGATTTTTGTACCTTTTGTCGAAATAATAAGGTGTGTGACTTTCTTGACAGGGGGACTGGAGATTGAAACTTCGAAGGAGTTTGTGGTTAGGAGTTTTTGAGTTTTTTCTTTTCTTTTTAATAGGTTTTCCACTTGCAGTTCAGGTTGCTGAACTTTTTTTCATATTAGAAAACCCATCATTGAATATTTTCAAATTGTAACCTTGTTTTTTGCAATTGTATTTTTTACAGTTTTTTATATTATTAGATATAGTGGCATGTTAAAGAAATATAAAGTATTTGAGAAAAAACAAAAGTTTATAATTAAGAAACTAAAAGAGGAAAAGGACAATATTGAAAAAAGTTATTTTGATAGTATTCAACTGAACAGAGAGATGACAAATATTGTAAAGAGATTAATCGAAACAGAAAGAGATTTAAGAGAAAAAAATGAGTGGCTTAAAAATTTTTTTGAACTCTCAACCAGGATTATTAGTCTTTCAACTGTAGAAAATATAGTTGAAACTGTAGGTGAATATAGCCTTGGAAGTTTGCAATTTTTTCGCATGAGCGTTTATCATGATGGTGATGATAAGACCTTCAGAATCTTGGGGCAGTTTGGACAAAAAGATGCGCATGAACATCTGCTTTTGAACAGGGCGAAAGAGGATACAAATATTGCTTATAAAATAGAAAATAAAAACATAGTAAAGATAGCGATTCCAGTTGTTTCAGAAGAAAAATGTGAAGGTATTTGTTTTTATGGAATAAAATGCAAAAGCACTTCGAGCGAAGATATTGAATATTATATCAGCCTGTGCAATTTTATAACAATAGCTATAAAAAATGCTATTTATTATTCAAATCTCAAAAGACAAAAATCAGAAATAGAAGATTTGTATGAAAAAAGTACTTACATGAACGAAAAACTAAGGGAAACAGTGGAAGAATTAAATAAATCAAAAGTAGAACTTGAAAAGAAAAACAAAGAAATTGAGAAGTTTTTTTACGAAACAATCTTGTGTTTGTCTAAAGCAATTGAGTATAAGGATGTGTATACAAAAGGACACTGCGAGAGAGTGCAAAATATTGCTTTAAAGATTGCCGATGAGCTTTCACTTTCCCAAGAAGAAAAGGATGTTTTAAAGGTTGCATGTTTGCTTCATGACATAGGGAAGATTGGTGTAAAAGAGGACATACTCAACAAGAGAGGTTCTTTAGAAGCTCATGAGTATGTAGAAATACAAAAACATCCTTTAATAGGTTATAATATTTTAAAAGATTTAGATTTTACCGAGAGGATCAAAAAGGTTGTGCTTCAGCACCATGAAAGAATAGATGGCAAGGGTTATCCATTTGGATTGAAAGAGGAAGAGATAGACCTTCTTGCCAAGATTGTAGCTGTTGCCGATGCCTATGATGCAATGACCTCTGATAGACCCTACAGAAAAGCTTTTGATAAGCAAACAGCTCTGGGAGAGATGAGAAAGTGTGCTGGCAACCAGTTTGATGCCAAGATAGTGGAAAAACTGATTAATTTAGCTCAAAAAGGTTTAGTAATGTTTTTATAGCAAAATAAAAAGGAGTGTGTTAAAATTATTAAATAAGCTTTGATAGGAGCAAAGAATAGAAATGTTCAAGGTTATTTTGGCTATAAAGAACCAAAGACTATTTTCTATTGTGAAAAATACCCTTATTGAAAATGGCTATACCATTGCTGATAATGCTACAGACTTTGCAGATTGTCTGAGAAAGATAAGAGTTTTAAAACCAGATATTGTTATTATGGAGTATGGGTTTAGTGTTGGCAGTATGATAGAGATGATAGATATTTTGAAAAATGACAGAATATGTCCTGTTGTCATCTTGGCAAACCAGGCACAAAGGTCTAATATAGAAAGCGTAATCTTAGAAGACGATGAGTTCAATGTTTTTTTATACAGTCCATTTAATAAATGGGCGTTTATATCTTTTGTTGAGACTATTGTAAAAAATTGGATGAGATTAAGAAAGTTAGAAGAGCAAATAAGAAAGCTTCAGGATGATTTAGAGACAAGAAAGCTTGTTGAAAGGGCGAAGGGAATTTTGATGAAGGAGCTAAAGCTTGATGAGGAAAGCGCAATGAAAAAGCTTCAAAAGCTCAGCATGGACCATCAGATGCCTATTAAAGAAGTGGCAAAGAGAATCATAGAATGGAAATTGAAGAACTCAAAGTGAATAAGGTAAGTCCAATGAATGTGCTTATATTTGGCGGGTTTGATACAGAGAATGGAAAGCTTTATGTGATGAATGAGTACATAGAGATACTTGTGATGCTAAATGCAAAACCCATAATTTTTCCTATAAGTATCTTATCAACCGAGTTTTTAAAAGAGTACATACAGATGTGTGAGTGTGTTCTTTTTTGCGGAGGTGAGGATGTTCACCCCAAATTTTATGGCAAAGAACCTCAGTGGGGAATAAGAAGAATCAATCTTTTGAGGGACCAAATAGAGCTTGAGGCAATGAGAATTTCATATGAGATGGACAGAAGAGTTTTGGCAATCTGCAGAGGCGTGCAGGTTATGAATGTTGCGTTTGGTGGGACTTTGATACAGGACATAGAGAGAAAATCCTCCATCTCCCATTACCAGAATCTTAATGGTATGTATGGATATCACACTGTGGAAGTTGTTGGAGGGTTATTCACTCGCATCTTTGGATGCCGAAAGATTTTGGTAAACTCTTTTCACCATCAGGCAATAGAGCAGGTTGCGCCTGGGTTTGAAATAGAGGGAGTATCAATAGATGGTATTGTGGAGGCAATTTCAAAAAAAGATAGAAGTTTTTTTGTAGGTGTGCAGTGGCATCCCGAGCTTATGGCAAAAGATGATATTCTTCAAAAAAAGCTTTTTGATAGTTTTTTGAAAGGGTGATGTATTTGAGTATTGATAAAATATCTGAAGTAATTTTAAAATACAGCGGAAAAATAATTTACTCATTAATAGTGCTGATTGCAGGTTTTTTGATATTAAAATTTTCTAACAGAATGCTGGAAAAATGGAAGAAAAAACAGAGAGGTTCTGTGTTTCCTATAAATCAAAAAAGAATAGACACTCTTGCAGCACTTTTCAAAAGTATTATAAAATACTCTATATACTTTTTAGTGATTGTGCTCATTCTTGAAAACTTTAACGTTTCAATCAAAACAATCTTAGCTGTTGCAGGGATAGGTGGACTTGCGATAGGTTTTGGTGCCCAGAGTTTAATTCGCGACGTGATAGCAGGTCTTTTTTTGATTATAGAAGATCAGCTGTCTGTCGGTGACTATGTTACCATCGATGGAAGAAGTGGTACTGTAAAGGAAATGGGAATAAAGACCATTAAAATTCAGGATTACAACGGTTCAATCCATATTATACCAAACGGTTCCATAGGTGCAATTACAAACTGGTCAAGGCATAACTCAAAAGCAATTGTGGATGTTAAACTCAATACAAAGATGAACTTTGATGAGGTGTCTTTAAAGCTCCAAGAGGTGTTCAAAGAAATTGAAGAAGAATTCAAAGAAGACATTGTCACACCACCGCAGATTGTGGGTATTGTGGACACTAACTGGATAGAATATACACTCAGAATTGTGACAGAGACAAAACCTCTTCGCCACTGGGATTTAGAGAGGGCGATGAGAAAAAAGATAATTGAAAAGCTTTTTGTAAGCTAAAAAACAAATTTTTAGAAAGGGGTATCGAGAAACAAAAATGAAAGTTTCAGAGCTTTTTATGCCAACTTTAAAAGAAACACCTTCAGATGCAGAGATTGAATCACACAAGCTTATGCTAAGGTCTGGTTTTATGAGACAGCTTTCCTCTGGCATTTATGTGTATCTGCCTCTTGGTTACAGAGTTTTGAGAAAGATAGAGAACATTGTTAGAGAAGAAATGGATAGAAGCGGTGCTCAAGAGCTTCATATGTCTGCACTTATGCCAAAAGAGCTCTGGGAAGAGTCGGGAAGATGGGCAGTGTTTGGACCAGAGATGTTCAGAATAAAGGACAGAAATGAAAGAGAGTACTGTTTGGGTCCTACACATGAAGAGGCGTTCACATATATAGTTAGAAATGAGATCACCTCTTATCGAGAGCTTCCTAAAATTTTATATCAAATTCAAACAAAGTTTCGCGATGAAAGAAGGCCCAGGTTTGGTGTTATGCGCTGCCGAGAATTTACAATGAAAGATGCTTATTCTTTTGACATTGATGAAAAAGGCTTGGACATATCATACCAAAAGATGTATGATGCCTATGTGAGGATCTTCAAAAGATGCGGGCTTGATGTAAAGATTGTCGAGGCAGACACAGGTGCAATGGGCGGAGCAAGTTCACACGAGTTCATGGTTCCATCTTCAGTTGGTGAGGCAGAAATTGCATATTGCAAAGCGTGCGGATATGCTGCAAACTTGGAAAAGGCAGAATGTTTGGACACACCAGTGGAAAACAATGAAAAGCCAAAAGAAAAGCAGGAAGTCTATACACCAAACGTTAAAACAATAGAGGAACTTGTGAATTTTCTTGGTATCGACAGCACGAGGTTTGTAAAGACAATGATTTACAAGGCAGATGATAAATTTGTTGCAGTACTGGTGAGGGGAGACAGAGAGGTAAATGAGACAAAGCTAAAAAATCTTTTAGGAGCTACAGAGCTTGAGCTTGCATCGGCAGAGGATGTAGAGAGAATTACAGGTGCAAAGGTGGGATTTGCCGGACCAATTAGCCTTTCGATAGATGTGTATGCAGACAACGAGATAAAATACCTCAAAAACTTTGTGGTGGGCGCAAATAAGACAGATTATCATATAAAGAATGTTAATCTCTCAGATTTTAAAGTAACAAAGTTTGCAGACCTCAGAAATATAACCCAAGACGACCTTTGCCCTAAATGCCGCTCTCAAAAGGTGACAATTGAAAGAGGAATTGAGGTTGGACACATATTTAAGCTTGGTACAAAGTATACAGAGGCTTTTGGCTGCGTGTATACAGATGAAAAAGGCGAAAAGAAGCTCATGATAATGGGATGTTATGGTATTGGTATCAACAGAACAGCTGCTGCGATAATTGAGCAGATGCATGATGAAGATGGTATAATCTGGCCAATAACAGTTGCGCCGTATGAGGTAATTGTCGTGCCTGTGAATATAAAAGATGAAAATCAACACAAGATTGCATTTGAGATTTATGAAAATCTTCAGAAAAATGGGATTGAAGTTTTGATTGATGACAGAGATGAAAGAGCGGGTGTGAAGTTCAAGGATGCAGATTTGATAGGGATTCCGTTCAGAGTTACTGTTGGGAAAAAAGTATCAGAAGGAAAGCTCGAAATCAGAAACAGAAGAACAAAAGAGACTTTTGAAGTTGAAATTGACAATGCTGTAGAGTTTATAATGAATCTTATAAAGCAAGAAAAAGCAAAGTACCAGGTATAATATTAAAATTGATTGTGAATAAAAGGGGCTGCAGATAAAAGCCCCTTTTTGTTATTTTAAGAAAAATTTCAATTTCGGGGAGGTCTTGAAAATGAAGATTATTGATGTTAGCATTCCAATTTCAAATGATATGGTTTATTTCCCTGGCGATCCAAATCCGCAAATATCAAGGGTTTATAGCATTGAAAAAGGAGAAGTAGCAAACGTGAGCAAGCTCATACTTTCATCCCACACAGGGACGCATATTGATGCACCAGCTCATTTTATAAAAAATGGTAATACAGTTGATAAGATTCCATTAGAGAGGTTAATTGGAAAAGTCAGGGTGTTAGATGTGGGTGAGGAAGATAGCATAACAAAGAAGTTTCTTGAAAGCAAGAATATTCAGTATAATGAGAGGATATTTTTTAAAACAAAAAATTCTTGGTATCTAAAAAGGGATACAAAGTTTTTTAAAAATTTTGTTTACTTGAGTGTCGATGCAGCTGAATATCTGGTAGAGAAAAAAGTTGAAGTTGTTGGGATTGACTATCTTTCAATAGAGGAATTTAATTCAAAGAATTTTCCTGTGCACAGATTGCTTCTTTCAAATGATGTTGTTATTGTTGAAGGCTTATGTCTTTTAGATGTGAATGAGGGAAGATATAAATATATAGCCCTGCCCCTTAAGATAGAGGAATGTGACGGTGCACCTGCAAGGGTTATATTAATTGAAGGTTAATTTACAATATATTTTTAATATAAACATATTGTTGACAAATAAACATAATGTGTATTATAATATTATTCGAGAATAAAAATATATGGTAGAATGGATGATTGCATTGGATGAAAGAAAAAGATTGGAAGAATTTGGGCTTAAGATAAGAATTTTGAGAGAAGAAAAAAGGATATCTCAAAAAGAATTGGCAAAAAGACTTGAAATTTCTCCTCAAGCCCTGGCAAATTACGAAAAAGGCAAAAGAATGCCCGGAATTAACATTCTTGTAAGACTTTCCGAAGAACTGGATGTGAGTATTGATTTTCTGCTGGGGCTTACTGATATAAGAAAGCCAAAGAGTAGGATGGTAAAAGAACATTTAGAGATGCTTGAGAATATTCAAGAGAAAGAAGAGATATTATCACTCATTGAAGAACTCTCAAATTGGGAACCTGAGGCGGTAAAGATTATTGAAAGATTTTTGAAGAGAGTTAGAAAAAACGTAGAGAGTAGAGATAAAGGTAGATATACTTAATAATAGCATCATATGGTATTGGAATGGTAAAAAAAAATAAAAAACCCCTCCACACATAGAAACGATAAAAATACATTTAAAAATTCATTGATATTCAATATTTTATCTCAAAGGCATTAAATAGTCTATGGAAGAATAAGGCATCAAAATTTATAATAAGGTTTTTAAAGTAATAAATTAGATAAAGCAAAAATTTTGTAGGTGATATTTACGGCAGGATACAATGGCTAATATAATTTTTTTGAATAAAACAATTGTTGGGGATGTAAATAGCATTTTTAAATAAAATCTAACATAATCAAAAAAAAAAAAAAAAAAAAAAAAAAAAAAAAAAAAAGTATTACACAATCAGAAAATTGTGGTAATATATAATCAAAAACAAAGAAGGGGGTAACAAAATGGAGCTTTCAAAGATTCAAACGCCCAGAAATCCTCTAAAGAGCGGTGTTCAATCTGCAACCATTTCAACTCAAAGTCAGGGAGGTGGGCAAGAGCAAATTTCTGCAGGGAGTATTTTTGACTCTTCAAAGAAAAAAGAGCGAAGAGATGAACTCAAGAAAAACACAATAATCGAAAGGCTTGCTGCGGCCTCAAGCGAAACTCAGGCTGCTGTTGCTCAGGCAACACGTAATGTCAATGAACTTCAGGTTGCAGTACAAGAGATTGCAGCATCTGCTCAGGAAGCCTCAAAAGCTGCAAATGAATCATTAAAAGCTATTCAGGAGATTGAAAAGGTAGCAAAAGTATCAGATGAAAAAGCGGTTGAACTTTCAAATTCTATTGGAAATCTTCAAACTCTTATTCAAAATATTTCTGATGAGATTGGAGAAATGATCAGAGGAATAGAACTTGCCGCACAAACCTCACTTGAGTCGGCAGAAAATGTTTTGCAACTTGAAAAACAGGCAAACGAAATCAGAAGTACTGCGCAAGCTGTTATGGAGGTTGCTGACCAGACAAATCTTCTTGCACTCAATGCAGCAATTGAGGCTGCAAGAGCGGGCAAACATGGTCGTGGGTTTGCTGTTGTTGCAGATGAAGTAAGAAGCCTTGCAGAAATAACAAACAAAGCTGCTATTGAAATTCAAAACATAATAGAAGAAATTCAAAAGGATGTAAACGTTGTGGCAGAAGATATAAGAAGTGTTGGTGAACTTGTAAGAGGTGAGGCTGAAAAAGCAAAAAGTGTAACAGATGATTTGCAAAAAATAGAAAATGCTATTAATACAATTGTTGAGGCTATGAAAGAAATAAGGGTTTTGTCAAGAAACATGATGAATGCAGCAAGTGAAGTCAGGGGCGGAAGTCAGCAAATTGCAGCGGCAGCTGAAGAAACAGCAGCGGCAACTGAAGAGTCAAATGCCTCATTGATTGAACAGACAAAGGCATTGAATGAGATTAACAACGCGATAACAATGCTTGCGGAAATGGCTGATGAGCTAAGGTCCACGAACATTACTCAAAAGAATGCGGAGGAGCTTGCAGCAGCATCTGCTGAGCTTGCAGCTATGGTGGAAGAGTCACACAAAGCAAGTTATCAGATATCCTCGGCATTAGAGCAGATTATGCAAGCAAGCGAAGAACAGGCAGCAGCTTGTGAAGAGTCTCAAAAGGCAACAGAAAACTTGAAAGAAATGCAAAAAGATATAGTTGATAGATTAGAAAATACTACCAAGTTAGCAAAAGAGTTACAAGATATTTTAGAAAAAAATAGAAGAGATGTTGAAGGGTTAATTGAAGGTGTTGCTCAGTCGGTTGAAAAGAATCGACAGTCATTGGAAAGCGTAAGGGCACTTGAAAAAAGAATTAGAAATATTGAGAAGATAATTGATACAATCTCAAATGTTACAACAAAAGTAGATTTGTTGTCACTCAATGGTTCAATTGAAGCAGCTCGATCTGGCAAGTATGGAAAAGGATTTGCGGTTGTTGCAGGGGATATAAAACAGCTTGCTCAACAGTCAAGTGAAGCGATTGGAAATATAAAGGAAATGGTGAGAAATATTAACGACCAAGTAAGAATTGTGTATGAGGATGTAGAAACTGCTATTAAGACATCTGCTCAGGAAAATGAAAAAGCGCAAAAAATAACTGTTTCACTTGAAAGAGTAAACCTTGCAACTGAAAAAGTTTTAGCAGAGGGTGGTCAGCTACTCAAGATGGCACAGGATGCAGAAGCAGCACTTACACAGATTGCAGCAGGAACCATGCAGATAGCAAGAGGAGCAGAAGAAGCTTCACAAGCAGCTCAAAGTGCGGCAACCCAAGCACAGGAACAGCTAAAAGCTATCTCCCAGATTGCTCAAGCTACTCAAGAGCTTGCTAATCTTGCAGAAGAATTGAAAAATATTTGAGCGGGGTAAGTAGAAAAGGGGAGGATTGAGTGATATGATTGACGAAGAAAGAAAAAGACTTTTGAAAGCAGATATACCTGAAGATTTTGAGGAAGAAGATGAACTTACCGATGAAAAGCAGCTTGTGATTTTTAAGCTTGGGAACGAAGAGTATGGTGTTGATATAATGCAGGTAAAAGAAATTATTAAAATGACCAATATAACAAAAATACCACAGGTTCCTTCATTTGTTGAAGGGATAATAAGTCTGCGGGGAGAGATATTACCAATAATTGATATGCGTAAGAAATTTGGTCTTCCAGCAGTGGAGAAAACAAGACAGACAAGAATACTTGTTATAAACCTTGACAATGTAACAATAGGTGGAATTGTTGATGAAGTTACAGAAGTTTTAAGACTCCCAAACGATGCAATAACTCCACCACCACCTGTTATAAGAGGAATTAATACAGAGTACTTACAGGGTGTTGGTCAGATTAATGGAAGAATAATAATTCTTCTTGATATGTCAAAGATACTTACTTCAAATGAAGTGATTCAGATTGAAGAACTGAAGGAGGAACTGTTGAATTCAGATCTGCAATAGCCTAATTATCAATACGGGAGAGAAAAATTCTAAAATGGTAAGAGTTTTAGTAGCAGAAGATTCCCCTTTGATGAGAAGGGTTTTAATAAAAATACTTCAAAAAAGTCCTTTCATAAAAGTAATAGATTATGCCACAAACGGGCGGGAGGCAATCGAAAAGGTTGTCTCCCTTCGCCCAGATGTTGTTACGATGGATGTTGAAATGCCTGTATTGAATGGTCTTGATGCACTAAAAACAATAATGCAGACGTGTCCAACACCTGTTGTAATGATATCAACACTTACACAAAAAGGGGCTGAGGTTACTCTAAAAGCTTTAAGCCTTGGTGCGGTGGATTTTATACCCAAACCTTCTGTTTATTCAACCGATCTTGAAAGTATAGAAAATGAGATTATTCACAAAGTTTTGAATGCGTCAAAAGCAAATGTGTTTGTTGAAAAAGTTGAAACAGGAGTTGCCAACAGAAATAAAATTACTTCATTTTCCAAAAAACCATTGGTAAGACCAAACGCTATATTCATTGGTGTTTCAACTGGTGGACCTAAAACTCTGGGCGAAATAATACCATATATAAAAAATGACATTGGAGTACCGATATTTATTGTTCAGCATATGCCGCCAAACTTTACACGACAACTTGCTTCAACACTTTCAGAAAAAAGTCTTCTGTGTATAAAAGAGGCTGAAAAAGGTGAGATAGTAAAACCAAACACAGTGTATATTGCACCGGGTGGCAAACAGATGGAAGTAACACTTTCTGGTGGTAAGACTGTTATAAACATAGTCGACGGTCCAGATGATTTGATATACAAACCTTCTGTTGATTATGTTGGATTTTCACTTGCTCGGCTTTACAAAGACAGACTACTTGCAATAATGCTGACAGGAATGGGGAACGACGGCGCAAAAGCCTTTGGTTTTATTAAAAAGCTTGGTGGTTTTATAATAGCAGAGGATCAGTCAACGGCTGTCATATTTGGTATGCCAAAAGCTGTGATAGATCAAGGGATTGCTGATTTGATTTTACCCTGCACAAGTATTGCGGGGGCTATAAATTCTATCTTTTTAGAAAAATGATTTTTTAAGGGCAGGGTTGAAAGATGAACTATGATGAGAAAAAATTTCTTATGGGGCTTTTAGATGAAGGGAAAAAGATATACAAAATAGAGTTTTTGCTAAAGCCAGAAGCAGAATTTAAATCTCCATCTATGGCAAAAATATACAAGGCTTTGAGTGAAAAGTATAACGTGTTTTTAACGATTCCAGATTTAGAACAGGAACATGTAAGTGAAGATATAAGCGAGTATCTGTTTTTTATAGAAGGTGAAATTGATATCAATGAATTACGCCAAAATATAGAAAATATTTGTAAAGATGAAGATATTGTAGAAATATTCTTTATCCAAAAATTGCTAAAAGAAGATTTGGAAATTACAGAAACTGATGAATCAATTCAAAAAGAAAGTCAGGCAAATAGAGAGTATTTTCAAGAAGAAGTTAGAAATTTTACATCAACTGAGGTTGACCATGAAATAAAGAAGATTGATTCAGTACGAATAGACATAAATAAGTTAAATAATCTTACAAATCTTGCGGGTGAGCTTATTACTTGTAAATCTCAGTTAAATCAAATACTTAATGCTTTCAAAGAGACAAACATTAAAGATAAACTTCTGACAAACCTGATATCAAACCTTGAAAAAGGAATTTTACGGCTTGAAAGAATTTCGTTTGAACTTCAAGAAGGTATAACAAGTTTGAGACTTTTGCCTATCAAGAATGTGCTGAGAAAACTTCCTCGAATTGTTCGTGAAGTTGCACAAAAAGAAGGTAAAGAGGTTGAACTGGTAATAAAAGGTGAGGAGACAGAAATAGACAAAATAATACTTGAGAAGATAACCGACCCTCTGGTGCATCTGGTGAGAAACTGTGTAAATCATGGAATTGAAAGCCCGGAAGAAAGAGTTGCTAAAGGGAAAAGACCACAGGGGAGAATCGTGATAGAAGCATATGCAGAAGGTGAGAGTATATATATAAAAGTTTCTGATGATGGAAGAGGTATTGATTTAGAAAAGATAAAAGAAAAAGCTTTGAGGATGGGACTGGTAAAAGAAGAAGAA
The DNA window shown above is from Caldicellulosiruptor owensensis OL and carries:
- a CDS encoding gamma-glutamyl-gamma-aminobutyrate hydrolase family protein, with translation MEIEELKVNKVSPMNVLIFGGFDTENGKLYVMNEYIEILVMLNAKPIIFPISILSTEFLKEYIQMCECVLFCGGEDVHPKFYGKEPQWGIRRINLLRDQIELEAMRISYEMDRRVLAICRGVQVMNVAFGGTLIQDIERKSSISHYQNLNGMYGYHTVEVVGGLFTRIFGCRKILVNSFHHQAIEQVAPGFEIEGVSIDGIVEAISKKDRSFFVGVQWHPELMAKDDILQKKLFDSFLKG
- a CDS encoding proline--tRNA ligase yields the protein MKVSELFMPTLKETPSDAEIESHKLMLRSGFMRQLSSGIYVYLPLGYRVLRKIENIVREEMDRSGAQELHMSALMPKELWEESGRWAVFGPEMFRIKDRNEREYCLGPTHEEAFTYIVRNEITSYRELPKILYQIQTKFRDERRPRFGVMRCREFTMKDAYSFDIDEKGLDISYQKMYDAYVRIFKRCGLDVKIVEADTGAMGGASSHEFMVPSSVGEAEIAYCKACGYAANLEKAECLDTPVENNEKPKEKQEVYTPNVKTIEELVNFLGIDSTRFVKTMIYKADDKFVAVLVRGDREVNETKLKNLLGATELELASAEDVERITGAKVGFAGPISLSIDVYADNEIKYLKNFVVGANKTDYHIKNVNLSDFKVTKFADLRNITQDDLCPKCRSQKVTIERGIEVGHIFKLGTKYTEAFGCVYTDEKGEKKLMIMGCYGIGINRTAAAIIEQMHDEDGIIWPITVAPYEVIVVPVNIKDENQHKIAFEIYENLQKNGIEVLIDDRDERAGVKFKDADLIGIPFRVTVGKKVSEGKLEIRNRRTKETFEVEIDNAVEFIMNLIKQEKAKYQV
- a CDS encoding HD-GYP domain-containing protein; this translates as MLKKYKVFEKKQKFIIKKLKEEKDNIEKSYFDSIQLNREMTNIVKRLIETERDLREKNEWLKNFFELSTRIISLSTVENIVETVGEYSLGSLQFFRMSVYHDGDDKTFRILGQFGQKDAHEHLLLNRAKEDTNIAYKIENKNIVKIAIPVVSEEKCEGICFYGIKCKSTSSEDIEYYISLCNFITIAIKNAIYYSNLKRQKSEIEDLYEKSTYMNEKLRETVEELNKSKVELEKKNKEIEKFFYETILCLSKAIEYKDVYTKGHCERVQNIALKIADELSLSQEEKDVLKVACLLHDIGKIGVKEDILNKRGSLEAHEYVEIQKHPLIGYNILKDLDFTERIKKVVLQHHERIDGKGYPFGLKEEEIDLLAKIVAVADAYDAMTSDRPYRKAFDKQTALGEMRKCAGNQFDAKIVEKLINLAQKGLVMFL
- a CDS encoding mechanosensitive ion channel family protein — translated: MYLSIDKISEVILKYSGKIIYSLIVLIAGFLILKFSNRMLEKWKKKQRGSVFPINQKRIDTLAALFKSIIKYSIYFLVIVLILENFNVSIKTILAVAGIGGLAIGFGAQSLIRDVIAGLFLIIEDQLSVGDYVTIDGRSGTVKEMGIKTIKIQDYNGSIHIIPNGSIGAITNWSRHNSKAIVDVKLNTKMNFDEVSLKLQEVFKEIEEEFKEDIVTPPQIVGIVDTNWIEYTLRIVTETKPLRHWDLERAMRKKIIEKLFVS
- a CDS encoding ANTAR domain-containing response regulator: MFKVILAIKNQRLFSIVKNTLIENGYTIADNATDFADCLRKIRVLKPDIVIMEYGFSVGSMIEMIDILKNDRICPVVILANQAQRSNIESVILEDDEFNVFLYSPFNKWAFISFVETIVKNWMRLRKLEEQIRKLQDDLETRKLVERAKGILMKELKLDEESAMKKLQKLSMDHQMPIKEVAKRIIEWKLKNSK
- the xylB gene encoding xylulokinase yields the protein MYFIGIDVGTSGTKTILTDSKGNILATATFEYPLYQPQIGWAEQNPEDWWDASVKGIRSVLEKSKVDPREVKAVGLTGQMHGLVMLDKNYNVIRPSIIWCDQRTAKECDEITEKVGKERLIEITANPALTGFTASKILWVRNNEPQNYEKVYKILLPKDYIRFKLTGEFATDVSDASGMQLLDIKNRCWSDEVLEKLGIDKDLLGKVYESPEVTGKINKAASEITGLCEGTLVVAGGGDQAAGAVGNGIVKTGVISSTIGSSGVVFAHLDEFKIDPQGRVHTFCHAVPGKWHVMGVTQGAGLSLKWFRDNFAHIEKAAFEFIDKDPYILMDQEAELANPGADGLIFLPYLMGERTPILDPYAKGIFFGITAKHTRREFIRAVMEGVVFSLKNCLDILHEMGIEVKEVRVSGGGAKSKLWKQIQADVFEMDVWTLNSKEGPAFGAAILAAVGAGEYQKVEEACDTMIQKVDSCRPNEKLFEIYRRTYKLYNSIYPRIKDLFNM